The sequence below is a genomic window from Williamwhitmania taraxaci.
TGAGTTAGGCCAGTGCAAATGGCCAGCTTATGTCAGTAAATTTCCCTCCGAAAAAGAATAATTGCATTGAAAACCCCATAGAAAAAATCCGTTTAACCCGGGATGTAGCTCAACCTGGACTTCTCGCTGGGCACTTCGTGCCGCTTAAGGTCCTATTTATTAGTGGCTGGCGTTATTGCGTCAATATACTTCCGTTTCATTTTCAATACTTTCTTTTAATGCGTCAAATTGGTCTTTGTCAGTTGCTTCCATTTTGCCCATTACTGCATTTGATACACTTTGAATTACATTTCTGTCAATTTGCTACAATGTTTCTGTCTGCCGTGCGTTCGGGTAGGCAAGCTTTTTGGCTGGTTTTGGCCGTGCGTTGGCTTTTTCGAGCGACCAGCCAATGTGCTTGACTACGAAGCGTTGGCTTTTACATTATCCATTCAACATCTTTATATTTTTCTTTCATCTTGTCCCAAAATCCATTACTCCAATCCATTACAACTGAAGGATTCCAATCTTTCGGAAAATCTCTCAAAATTGCGTCTACCATCTTACTGCCGTTGCCTTTAATTGGTGAATTAATGTCAAAAAAGTTAATATACTTATGCGATAAACTATACAATACTTGAACTCCTATTGCTGTTTCATGATTCATATTTGTTATTGGCATTTTTTGTCTGTTTGGATAGTTCTCGCTTGAAGCAGCCAAAGTTTCATCGCAAATTCTGATATACTTTATAAAATCTAATGCAGCAAGGTTAAGAGCCATATTTACAATTGGTTTTGGCAAGTCTTTAACTCTGCCAATTACCCAAATCTGCTTTCCATTTTCGTTGAAAGTCGCAAATAGCTTCTCAAATTCCTTTCTTTTCACGGCTTACTCAATTTCTATGTTATCAATTTCTTTCATTAGCCTGTCAGTTTCCGTAAGAGCAACAATAATTTTTTGATAATGCAGAATATCATCAAACTCTAACTTTCTTTCTTTGCGGTCTTTGAGCCATTTCTGTGCTGGTTGATAACCGCCAATGTAAAACCCCCAAGCAATTTGCGGAACATTGTCGAAATACTGCGTTTCGTTGATGTAAACTTTACCTTCTTGATATTTTGTTTTGCCAACTACATTGTTCCCATCTATTGGATATTGTGTGATATTTTTTTCTACGATAGGGCTTTCAAGTAAATGCAGTTGCCTTATCTCTCCACCCAATTTTACCAATTGCCAAAATGTTTTTTCATCTTTTGGGTAGGGAACTCTCGGAAAATCTATTTTTAGAAACTCCTTATATTTCTCACGGTATGTTGGCGAATGCAAAACGGCATAGATGTAATCCAAAATATCCACAGGATTAAGTAAAGAATAACTGCTTTTTGGAGCAGACATATTTGGATTGTTCTTTATCGCATTTAAAATAATATCCTTTCCTGTTTCAAATGGATTTTTAGGATTTGGATTATAAATTAAACCCAATTTCTCTGCTATTTGCTTTACAATTTCTGCGTTAAGGTTTGGCGTTCTTTCTGCTGTTTGTCCAATGGTTTGTTGACCGTTAATTTCGGGATAGAGGTAGAGAGGATAAGTTGTTCCACCGCCTCTATAATACAAATTAAAATCAGTCATTGAATTAGTAATGAATGATAAATTCCAAGTCATTGAACCAACTGCCTGACCTTGTCTTCCAATGATTAACCCAACATTTTTACCTTTCGTAAAGTGTTGCATCACTTCTGCTCTCGGGTAGCAATGAAAGCCTTTTGATTTTCCTGTGTAAAATGTCCACTTGTTGTCAAATGGTCTATAACAAATTTTTGTAAAAACACCTTTATCTGGAAAGTGGTTTTGCAAATCTTTTTTCGCAAAATTTACTTGCCAATCTCTCACGTCTTTTCCTAAATTGAATTTTGTTCTTGCTCCTTCATCATCTAATTTCAAAAACTCTGTGATAGTATTTTCAACATCTTGTTTTGAATTATGAATTGTAAACCCATCTCTTGCTGTAACTATTCCTACATTGTTTAATGTAAAAATTCTATTAACTGAAAATCCTTTGTCATAAGAAGTTTGTTCTTCAAAGTCTTTGCTTGCAAAAAAATAATTTGGTGCAATGTTGGGTAATTCTGTGTAGGCAATAGTTTTGAGTGAATTTTCATTTAAAAAATCATATTTTATTTCTCTTTTCCCAAATAAATCAAAATGAAATACTTTGCCGAGTTCGTTTGTTTTTTTCTTACCTGTTTTAACAAAGATAGTTATGGCAACACCTTGCATAATGTCAAACACATTCACATCAGCACTTCCGTCTGGTGAAGTTTCTTTTTTCTTTGCGTTACCGTGTAAATCTATTGTATAAATTTTATCATATGTTTTTAGTAAATTCCAACGCATACCTCTAAAAGTAGGGTTGTCTAAAAACCCGTGGGGATTAATAAAAGCTAAAACACCACTTCCGTTTTTTTCTATAAAGTGCTGTCCGTAACGTAAAAACTTTACATAATCATCATTTATCCATTTTGGATTTCTTTCTTTCAGTTTTTCTTTTCCGCCTGGTTCTTTTTTGTAATCCTCCATTAGCTTCATAATCCATTCGCCTTTGTTGGCACTTTCTCCGCTGTATGGCGGATTTCCAATAACACACATAACAGGCGTATCTCTTTTTATGTGATTGGCTTCGTTGGCTTCTGTGCTTAACCAATTCGCA
It includes:
- a CDS encoding type ISP restriction/modification enzyme, whose product is MTTQQYIDNINQRYKLGNATEHTFRGDLQTLIESIVPTIRATNEPKRQSCGAPDYILTKKDIPVGFIEAKDIGDKDLEGAKKTGNKEQFDRYKASLNNLIFTDYLDFHLYRDGQFVTKIAIGEITEKGIKPLTENFDRFENLIKDFCTHIGQTIKNSKKLAEMMAGKARLLSDVIEKALTSDETHNEDSTLKDQMLAFKQILIHDITPKGFADVYAQTIAYGMFAARSHDPSLATFSRQEAYELIPKSNPFLKKLFGYIAGLDVDDRIKWIVDDLVNIFIACNVDEILKNYGKSTKMEDPIIHFYETFLSEYDPKLRKARGVWYTPAPVVNFIVRAVDDILKTEFDLPQGLADTSKTKIKVDVQGKKIEQEVHKVQILDPATGTGTFLAEVIKLIHKKFEGQQGIWSNYVETHLLPRLNGFELLMASYAMAHLKLDLLLTETGYKPTTNQRFRIYLTNSLEEHHQDTGTLFANWLSTEANEANHIKRDTPVMCVIGNPPYSGESANKGEWIMKLMEDYKKEPGGKEKLKERNPKWINDDYVKFLRYGQHFIEKNGSGVLAFINPHGFLDNPTFRGMRWNLLKTYDKIYTIDLHGNAKKKETSPDGSADVNVFDIMQGVAITIFVKTGKKKTNELGKVFHFDLFGKREIKYDFLNENSLKTIAYTELPNIAPNYFFASKDFEEQTSYDKGFSVNRIFTLNNVGIVTARDGFTIHNSKQDVENTITEFLKLDDEGARTKFNLGKDVRDWQVNFAKKDLQNHFPDKGVFTKICYRPFDNKWTFYTGKSKGFHCYPRAEVMQHFTKGKNVGLIIGRQGQAVGSMTWNLSFITNSMTDFNLYYRGGGTTYPLYLYPEINGQQTIGQTAERTPNLNAEIVKQIAEKLGLIYNPNPKNPFETGKDIILNAIKNNPNMSAPKSSYSLLNPVDILDYIYAVLHSPTYREKYKEFLKIDFPRVPYPKDEKTFWQLVKLGGEIRQLHLLESPIVEKNITQYPIDGNNVVGKTKYQEGKVYINETQYFDNVPQIAWGFYIGGYQPAQKWLKDRKERKLEFDDILHYQKIIVALTETDRLMKEIDNIEIE